The Acidobacteriota bacterium DNA window CCGTTGTCGCAACCGCAGTCGGCGGCATCCCCGAACAAATCAGCGAAGGTATCACCGGATTTTTGGTGCCGATAAAAGATCACGCCGCCCTGGCCGCCCGAGTTACCGAGTTGTTTGCTGATGCGGCCAAGCGCTATCGAATGGGCGCAGCCGCTGTCGGCCATGCGCATGAGTATTTCAGCTTGGATCGCCAAGTCGCGGCGTATCTGGATTGGTATCAGGCCGTAGCTTTGGATGATAAAAACACACAGAGATGATCTCAAAAGTCTAAAAAGCCCTAAAACATTAGGTCTAAGTAGTGCTTGATGAAAAGGACTCGAACGAAAGCCCGATATGCTCTTTGACTAACTTCGAGAAAGCGGTCTAAACGACGAAAGCGATTGACCCGAGCAAAGGAGCGTTCGACTTTCTATCGCTGACGACAATAACGTTTCCCGCGTCGTTCTTTTACGGGCAATGTAGCTGGGTCAATCTTGCGATTGCGACGATAAGCAGCAATCGGGACGATGCGACGGCGACGCAATGCTGCTCGTAGCTCATCGCTGTCATAACCTTTGTCCAAGCCTAATCGTTTGGGGCGACGACGACGCTTCCCAATCTTGATACCATCAATGGTCTCTAACAGATTGCTCTGGTCATGGCGGTTCGCTTTACGCAAGGTAAAGTTCAAGGGATGGCCATTGGCATCAATCACCAAATGGCGTTTAAGCCCGTTAACACGGTGCTTCCCTGAAAAACCTAGTTGGCTTTTCGCCCCCTTTTTGTCTTCACCACACTCGCGTCGTGATAAGCATTGTTGAGGTTGATGAGTCCCTTGCGATCCGCTTCTTTCATTAAGTCGCCCAAGATTTTTTGCCACACGCGACGCCCTTGATAATCCAACAACCGGCGCTGGCAAGTTTGATAGGAGGTGGCAATATCGTGTGGCAGATCTTCCCAACAGCAACCGGTGTTCATGGCATAAAGAATGCCGTTGATGACTTCACGATCATCGCTTCGCGGTCGCCCCATTCGTTTTGGTTTTGGCAACAGACGTTTGATTCTTTCCCATTGAACGTCACTCAAATCAGACCGATACGCTTTGCGGGGTAGTGAATGTACGGGCAATTTCATAGGCGCTTGTCACGAACTCCAGATTTTTCAGGGTGGAATTCTTGATTTTACGCCTAAATTATCAGCATTTTCGACTTTTGAGATCACCTCATAGTCAGTAGCCCGCGCGTCAGCCTTGTCAT harbors:
- a CDS encoding transposase is translated as MAKNLGRLNERSGSQGTHQPQQCLSRRECGEDKKGAKSQLGFSGKHRVNGLKRHLVIDANGHPLNFTLRKANRHDQSNLLETIDGIKIGKRRRRPKRLGLDKGYDSDELRAALRRRRIVPIAAYRRNRKIDPATLPVKERRGKRYCRQR